From Alphaproteobacteria bacterium, one genomic window encodes:
- a CDS encoding Maf family protein: MITLVLASASSSRHVLLKAAGLGVTIDPANIDENSVKMEMVADGRSAVDTALVLAIRKAAVVSSRHPGALVIGGDQILHCDGRWFDKPETTDQARAHLVTLRGRRHALATAVAVVRDGVIQWQHCESPYLIMHDFSDAFLENYLTAVGEKVCSTVGAYRLEEYGVHLFESIDGDYFTILGLPLLALLSYLRDQQIVE, encoded by the coding sequence ATGATTACCCTAGTGCTAGCTTCGGCTAGCAGCTCCCGCCACGTCCTTCTAAAAGCTGCTGGTCTTGGTGTAACAATCGATCCGGCGAACATAGATGAAAATTCTGTAAAGATGGAGATGGTGGCAGACGGTAGAAGTGCGGTAGATACTGCTTTGGTTCTGGCCATCCGCAAAGCTGCGGTGGTTTCGTCGCGACACCCTGGCGCCCTGGTTATTGGTGGCGATCAAATTCTTCACTGTGATGGGCGCTGGTTCGATAAACCCGAGACTACAGATCAGGCTAGGGCCCACTTAGTGACTTTGCGTGGTCGCCGACACGCCTTGGCAACGGCTGTCGCTGTGGTGCGGGATGGAGTGATACAGTGGCAGCATTGCGAGAGTCCCTATCTTATAATGCACGACTTTTCTGATGCTTTTCTTGAAAACTATTTAACCGCGGTAGGGGAGAAGGTCTGCTCGACTGTCGGTGCTTATCGCTTGGAAGAATATGGTGTGCATCTCTTTGAATCTATAGATGGTGATTATTTCACTATTCTGGGATTACCATTATTGGCACTCTTATCATATTTACGCGATCAGCAAATAGTAGAGTAA
- a CDS encoding pyruvate, water dikinase regulatory protein, with translation MSAIPFHLHLISDSTGETVSTVARASMAQFSVGDPAEHSWALVRSLEQIEKVLQSIRSHPGIVLYTLVKPELRHVLEAGCYELNVPCVDVLAGVMDVLSNTLGTEVQHTPGRQHALNSEYYNRIEAMQFVLAHDDGHAIDNLNKADVILVGVSRTSKTPTCIYLANRGIKAANVPFVSNSTFPEDSLATSTALVVALTTSPSRLVQIRRNRVIALKDMRSTEYTDLDMVRREISDARRIFTRHDWPIIDVSRRSIEETAAAILQLYRAIPEEI, from the coding sequence ATGAGCGCGATACCCTTTCATCTGCATTTAATCTCAGATTCGACCGGTGAGACCGTAAGCACAGTAGCGCGTGCATCGATGGCACAGTTCTCAGTCGGTGATCCTGCGGAACATAGCTGGGCCTTGGTGCGTAGCTTAGAGCAGATAGAGAAGGTGTTGCAATCTATACGTTCCCATCCTGGTATTGTTCTCTACACTTTAGTCAAGCCGGAGCTTCGTCATGTACTGGAAGCTGGCTGCTACGAACTTAACGTACCCTGCGTTGACGTACTCGCAGGAGTTATGGACGTGCTAAGTAATACTTTGGGTACTGAAGTACAGCATACCCCTGGGCGCCAGCATGCTCTTAACAGTGAATATTATAATCGTATTGAGGCCATGCAGTTTGTACTTGCTCACGACGATGGGCATGCTATCGATAATCTGAATAAGGCTGATGTGATTCTAGTTGGTGTTTCGCGCACGTCGAAGACACCAACCTGCATCTATCTCGCCAATCGAGGTATTAAGGCTGCTAACGTACCTTTTGTCAGTAACTCGACTTTCCCTGAGGATAGTCTGGCCACGAGTACCGCTTTGGTTGTGGCCTTAACTACATCTCCGAGCCGTCTTGTGCAAATTCGTCGCAACCGTGTTATCGCTCTGAAAGATATGCGTAGTACCGAGTATACGGATCTTGATATGGTGCGACGTGAAATTAGCGATGCACGACGCATTTTCACACGTCATGATTGGCCAATAATTGATGTTTCTCGGCGGTCAATTGAAGAGACAGCTGCAGCGATCCTACAACTTTATCGCGCAATACCGGAAGAGATATGA
- the hemE gene encoding uroporphyrinogen decarboxylase, whose amino-acid sequence MRKPLLCALRGEVLSQPPVWLMRQAGRYLPEYRELRAEAVDFLNFCYRPELASEATLQPVRRYGMDAAIVFSDILVIPDAMGVDVSFVEGVGPVLKPIDDYSSLSVDSVTEYLEPVYETLRRVVTALPKSCTLIGFAGAPWTLATYMIEGGTSRDFSTTKRQAVSETDSFFSLLMLLVEAVTEHLIAQVKAGAEALQIFDSWAGVVPAEAFERCCLAPVAEITRRVKSRYPDVPIIAFPRGVGIGYQGYATATGVDGLSLDSSIPAKWGAALDAITVQGNLDPQSLVVGGEQMSLAARKILADMAGRSFIFNLGHGVVPDTPVENVAELISLVRGSPT is encoded by the coding sequence ATGAGAAAGCCACTGTTATGTGCGTTACGAGGTGAAGTGTTATCACAGCCACCAGTGTGGCTAATGCGGCAAGCGGGACGTTATCTGCCGGAATATCGAGAGCTGCGGGCTGAGGCGGTAGATTTTCTCAATTTTTGTTATCGACCTGAGCTCGCCTCTGAAGCGACGCTGCAACCGGTTCGGCGCTATGGCATGGATGCGGCAATCGTTTTTTCAGATATTCTCGTAATACCTGATGCCATGGGTGTTGATGTAAGTTTTGTAGAAGGTGTGGGACCAGTGCTGAAGCCGATCGATGACTACAGTAGTCTCTCGGTCGATAGTGTTACCGAGTATCTTGAGCCAGTCTATGAAACGTTACGTCGGGTTGTTACAGCCTTGCCTAAATCTTGTACACTTATTGGCTTTGCCGGAGCGCCATGGACACTTGCTACATATATGATTGAAGGTGGCACCAGCCGAGATTTTTCTACTACCAAGCGCCAGGCCGTTAGCGAAACAGATAGTTTTTTTTCTTTGCTTATGTTGCTTGTCGAGGCGGTGACAGAGCATCTTATAGCACAGGTTAAAGCCGGTGCTGAAGCACTACAGATTTTTGACAGCTGGGCCGGTGTGGTTCCGGCTGAGGCTTTCGAGCGTTGTTGTTTGGCTCCAGTGGCAGAGATCACACGACGTGTTAAATCTCGTTATCCCGATGTGCCAATTATAGCTTTTCCACGCGGAGTTGGAATTGGCTATCAAGGCTATGCGACGGCAACAGGTGTTGACGGACTATCTTTGGATTCAAGTATACCGGCAAAATGGGGTGCAGCGCTTGATGCCATTACCGTGCAGGGAAATTTGGATCCACAATCGCTTGTCGTAGGCGGCGAGCAGATGTCCTTGGCGGCACGTAAAATTCTTGCTGATATGGCTGGGCGCAGCTTTATTTTCAATCTCGGCCATGGCGTAGTGCCAGACACGCCTGTTGAGAATGTTGCTGAATTAATCTCGCTAGTGCGGGGTAGTCCAACGTGA